A genomic segment from Tachypleus tridentatus isolate NWPU-2018 unplaced genomic scaffold, ASM421037v1 Hic_cluster_2, whole genome shotgun sequence encodes:
- the LOC143243093 gene encoding EPM2A-interacting protein 1-like, translating to MIRVFESQKNLFTRKFAENKSVTRTSYKIVHRMAERGKPFIDGNFNKECMTEAANELCLEKDNFFESISLLATSVVRRAEELGENIALQIRQKARNSQWYSLALDESTDLSSASQLLVFIRGVNLDFQITEELASVCSTHGRTS from the coding sequence atgatacgtgtttttgaatctcaaaagaatctcttcacgagaaaatttgctgaaaataaatctgtcactcgtacaagttacaaaatagtgcataggatggcagagcgaggaaaaccttttattgACGGCAACTTCAACAAAGAGTGTATGacggaagcagcaaatgagctgtgtcttgaaaaagacaatttctttgaaagtatcagccttttagcaacttcagttgtacggagagcagaagaacttggagaaaacatcgcattacagatacgccaaaaagcaaGAAACTCCcaatggtattctctggcactggatgagtctactgatctttCGAGtgcgtcacaacttctcgtgttcattcgtggagttaatttggactttcagatcacggaagagttggcatcagtttgcagcacgcACGGAAGAACAAGttga